From the genome of Methanomassiliicoccales archaeon, one region includes:
- a CDS encoding twitching motility protein PilT, producing MQKVVLDTNALLMPFEFSLNIDHELQRLLGQCEVYVPGPVIGELKRSTSKHASAALSLARKYNLFHTERQGDEGVMEVAGKLQAFVVTNDALLRARVRKRGLKVIFLRSGNHLAFDGDY from the coding sequence ATGCAGAAGGTCGTTCTGGACACCAATGCGCTTCTCATGCCCTTCGAGTTCTCTCTGAACATCGATCACGAGCTGCAGCGTCTTCTCGGACAGTGCGAGGTCTATGTGCCCGGTCCGGTGATAGGCGAACTCAAGCGCTCGACCAGCAAGCATGCATCTGCGGCGCTCTCATTGGCTCGCAAGTACAACCTCTTTCACACCGAGAGACAGGGCGACGAGGGCGTCATGGAGGTGGCGGGGAAGCTGCAGGCGTTCGTGGTCACCAACGACGCTCTACTGCGCGCGAGAGTGCGCAAGCGCGGGCTGAAGGTCATCTTTCTAAGGTCCGGGAACCACCTGGCATTTGACGGGGACTACTGA